One part of the Fusobacterium pseudoperiodonticum genome encodes these proteins:
- a CDS encoding magnesium transporter, translating to MEKVYKSRIHRIIFNFLCGAVLSFFIFFIAQIWLSQLTSIIIASLIFLLYIWLVIWGNFITIIVTDKELIVKNGKKEDVYEFSKYHFRARTVSSRGDTECTLYAIDENANETIIDCELIGIGQFKHLLADLKLTGEQVNKIKTIKKEK from the coding sequence TTGGAAAAAGTTTATAAAAGTAGAATCCATAGAATAATTTTTAATTTTCTATGTGGAGCAGTTCTCTCATTTTTTATTTTCTTCATTGCACAAATCTGGTTAAGTCAACTAACTTCAATTATTATAGCTAGTCTTATTTTTTTATTATATATCTGGTTGGTAATCTGGGGAAATTTCATTACTATAATTGTGACTGATAAAGAACTTATTGTTAAAAATGGAAAAAAAGAAGATGTATATGAATTCAGTAAATATCATTTTCGGGCAAGAACTGTTTCTTCAAGAGGAGATACAGAATGTACTCTCTATGCTATTGATGAAAATGCTAATGAAACTATTATTGATTGTGAGTTAATCGGTATTGGACAGTTTAAACATCTATTGGCTGATTTAAAATTAACTGGCGAACAAGTTAACAAAATAAAAACTATAAAAAAAGAGAAATAA
- a CDS encoding glycosyltransferase family 9 protein yields the protein MFSQNDNINILVVRFKRIGDAILSLPLCHSLKLTFPNAKLDFVLYEEASPLFEDHPYIDNVITISKKEQKNPFSYIKKVYKITRKKYDIIIDIMSTPKSELFCMFSRKTPFRIGRYKKKRGIFYNHKMKEKDSLNKVDKFLNQLLPPLEEAGFDVKRDYDFKFFAKPEEKEKYRKKMIEAGVDFSKPIIAFSIYSRVMSKIYPIEKMKILVQHLIDKYSAQIIFFYSADQKDEIQKIHKELGDNKNIFSSIETPTIKDLVPFFENCDYYIGNEGGARHLAQGVGIPSFAVFNPSAELKEWLPFPSDKNMGISPIDMLEKKGISREEYDKLPFEEKFSLIDVETLIEMSDKLIEKNKRK from the coding sequence TTGTTTTCTCAAAATGATAATATAAATATTCTAGTTGTGAGATTTAAAAGAATTGGAGACGCTATTTTAAGTTTGCCACTATGTCATTCTTTAAAATTAACTTTTCCAAATGCAAAATTAGACTTTGTACTTTATGAAGAAGCAAGTCCACTTTTTGAAGATCACCCTTATATAGATAATGTTATTACTATAAGTAAAAAGGAACAAAAAAATCCTTTCAGTTATATAAAAAAGGTTTATAAAATAACAAGAAAAAAATATGACATTATTATAGATATTATGTCTACTCCAAAAAGTGAGTTATTCTGTATGTTTTCAAGAAAAACTCCTTTTAGAATAGGTAGATATAAAAAGAAAAGAGGAATTTTTTACAATCATAAGATGAAAGAAAAAGATTCTCTAAATAAAGTAGATAAATTTTTAAATCAACTTCTTCCACCTTTAGAAGAAGCAGGTTTTGATGTAAAAAGAGATTATGACTTCAAATTTTTTGCAAAACCAGAGGAAAAAGAAAAATATAGAAAAAAAATGATAGAAGCAGGAGTAGATTTTTCAAAACCTATTATTGCATTCTCAATATATTCTAGAGTAATGAGTAAAATTTATCCTATTGAGAAAATGAAAATTCTTGTACAACATCTCATTGATAAATATTCAGCACAAATAATATTTTTCTATTCAGCTGATCAAAAAGATGAAATACAAAAAATACATAAAGAACTAGGAGATAATAAAAATATATTCTCTTCTATAGAAACTCCTACAATAAAGGATTTAGTACCATTTTTTGAAAATTGTGATTACTATATAGGAAATGAAGGTGGAGCAAGACACTTAGCTCAAGGAGTTGGAATACCATCATTTGCTGTATTTAATCCTTCAGCAGAATTAAAAGAATGGCTACCATTTCCTAGTGATAAAAATATGGGAATCTCACCTATTGATATGCTAGAAAAAAAAGGTATTTCAAGAGAAGAGTACGATAAGCTACCTTTTGAAGAAAAGTTTTCTTTGATAGATGTTGAAACTCTTATAGAAATGTCAGATAAATTGATTGAAAAAAATAAAAGGAAGTAA
- the rpmI gene encoding 50S ribosomal protein L35, with amino-acid sequence MPKMKTHRGAKKRIKVTGTGKFVIKHSGKSHILTKKDRKRKNHLKKDAVVTETYKRHMQGLLPYGEGR; translated from the coding sequence ATGCCAAAGATGAAAACTCACAGAGGAGCTAAAAAAAGAATTAAGGTAACTGGAACTGGGAAATTTGTTATTAAACACTCAGGAAAAAGCCATATTTTAACTAAGAAAGATAGAAAAAGAAAGAACCACTTAAAGAAAGATGCTGTGGTTACTGAAACTTACAAGAGACATATGCAAGGGCTATTACCTTATGGAGAAGGAAGATAA
- the infC gene encoding translation initiation factor IF-3 yields the protein MFYFFQWRCSVISDKTRINEKIRGKEFRIISFDGEQLGIMSAEQALNLASSQGYDLVEIAPGANPPVCKVMDYSKYKYEQTRKLKEAKKNQKQVVVKEIKVTARIDSHDLETKLNQVNKFLEKENKVKITLVLFGREKMHANLGVTTLDEIAEKFAETAEVEKKYADKQKHLILSPKKAK from the coding sequence CTGTTTTATTTTTTTCAATGGAGGTGTAGTGTTATTTCTGATAAGACTAGAATAAACGAAAAGATTAGAGGGAAGGAATTCAGAATTATTTCTTTTGACGGGGAACAATTAGGAATTATGAGTGCAGAACAAGCTTTAAATTTAGCTTCATCACAAGGGTATGATTTAGTGGAGATTGCTCCAGGAGCAAATCCACCAGTTTGTAAAGTAATGGATTACAGTAAATACAAATATGAACAAACTAGAAAACTGAAAGAAGCTAAGAAAAATCAAAAGCAAGTTGTTGTTAAGGAAATTAAAGTAACAGCAAGAATTGATAGCCATGATTTAGAAACAAAGCTTAATCAAGTTAATAAGTTCTTAGAAAAAGAAAATAAAGTAAAGATAACTTTAGTGTTATTTGGTAGAGAAAAGATGCATGCTAATTTAGGGGTTACGACACTGGATGAAATAGCTGAGAAATTTGCCGAAACTGCTGAAGTAGAGAAAAAATATGCTGATAAACAAAAACATTTAATCTTATCACCTAAAAAGGCGAAGTAA
- a CDS encoding TrkH family potassium uptake protein, translated as MNTRIISYVISNLFKLMMFLLLFPLAVSVYYQEGLKLSMAYIIPIIILGISSYFLSNKAPENQSFFSKEGLVIVALSWLLISFFGALPFVISGDIPNMIDAFFESVSGFTTTGATILPEVESLNKSIIFWRSFTHLVGGMGVLVLVLAILPKGNNQALHIMRAEVPGPTVGKLVAKMSYNSRILYIIYIAMTIIMIILLLAGGMSFYDACIHAFGTAGTGGFSSKNTSIGYYNSAYIDYVISVGMLVFGLNFNLFYLLLLGNIKQIFKSEEAKYYLLIIFGITALICVNIYPTYTSISRLIRDVFFTVTSVITTTGYSTVDFNTWPTFSKTLILFLMFSGGCAGSTAGGFKVSRVVILAKKVVREFKKIGHPNKVVNINFEGKTLDKEMLDGIDSYFILYSFTILILLLITSLESDTFLTAVGSVFGTFNNIGPGLDATGPTSNFSIFSPFLKFILSLGMLLGRLEIIPLLILVSPRIYRKRD; from the coding sequence ATGAATACCAGAATTATATCTTATGTTATATCAAATTTATTTAAATTAATGATGTTCTTACTTTTATTTCCACTTGCTGTAAGTGTCTATTATCAAGAAGGTTTAAAACTTTCAATGGCTTATATAATTCCTATAATTATTTTGGGGATTTCAAGCTATTTTCTATCAAATAAAGCTCCAGAAAATCAATCTTTCTTTTCTAAGGAAGGTTTGGTTATAGTTGCTTTATCTTGGTTGTTGATTTCGTTTTTTGGAGCCCTACCCTTTGTAATAAGTGGAGATATCCCAAATATGATAGATGCTTTTTTTGAAAGTGTAAGTGGATTTACAACAACAGGAGCTACAATATTACCCGAAGTTGAAAGTCTAAATAAGTCCATTATATTTTGGAGAAGTTTTACCCATCTTGTTGGAGGTATGGGAGTCTTAGTCTTAGTTTTAGCTATATTACCTAAGGGAAATAACCAAGCTCTACATATCATGAGAGCAGAAGTTCCAGGGCCAACTGTTGGAAAACTTGTTGCAAAAATGAGTTATAATTCAAGAATACTTTATATAATCTACATTGCTATGACTATAATTATGATAATTTTATTATTAGCTGGAGGTATGTCTTTTTATGATGCCTGTATACATGCCTTTGGAACAGCAGGAACAGGTGGATTTAGTTCTAAAAATACAAGTATAGGTTATTATAACAGTGCCTATATAGACTATGTTATTTCGGTAGGAATGTTAGTTTTCGGACTTAACTTCAACTTATTTTATCTTTTACTTTTAGGAAATATTAAACAAATTTTTAAAAGTGAGGAAGCTAAATACTATCTTCTTATAATTTTTGGAATAACAGCTCTTATCTGTGTAAATATTTATCCAACTTACACATCTATTTCAAGACTGATAAGAGATGTATTCTTTACAGTAACCTCAGTTATAACCACAACGGGTTATTCAACTGTTGACTTTAACACTTGGCCAACTTTCTCAAAAACTCTTATTTTATTCCTGATGTTTTCTGGAGGTTGTGCAGGATCAACAGCAGGAGGTTTTAAAGTTTCAAGAGTGGTTATACTGGCTAAAAAAGTTGTTAGAGAATTCAAAAAAATAGGTCATCCTAATAAGGTTGTAAATATTAATTTTGAAGGAAAAACTTTAGATAAAGAAATGCTAGATGGAATTGACAGTTATTTCATACTTTACTCTTTTACAATTCTTATTTTACTCTTAATTACATCTTTAGAATCAGATACTTTTTTAACAGCTGTAGGTTCAGTTTTTGGAACATTCAATAATATAGGACCAGGTCTTGATGCTACAGGGCCTACATCAAACTTTTCAATATTCTCACCATTCTTAAAGTTTATTTTATCTTTAGGAATGTTGTTAGGACGTTTGGAAATAATACCACTTTTAATTTTAGTTTCACCTAGAATATATAGAAAAAGAGATTAA
- a CDS encoding YfcC family protein: MKRKNWEFPTAYTVLFLILILVTVLTHIIPAGKYNRLSYQENSKEFVIESYGKDDEKLPATQETLDKLNINIDVEKFTNGTIKKPMAIPNTYTKVSGQAQGVDDLILAPISGLADSIDIIIFVLILSGIVGIVNKTGTFSLAMKAISQKTKGKEFLLVVISFIFFAAGGTIFGAWEETIPFYSILIPLFLVNGFDPLVPMATIFLASAVGCMFSTVNPFSTIIASNAAGISFNEGLKFRFGAFIVFSIITLMYLYRYIKKVKENPENSIVVEEKDEINERYLKDYQEETNVKFNWNKKLILFLFVVQFAIMIWGVASQGWWFQEAAALFFFVSIIIMLISGLGEKEAVNGFIAGASEVVGVALIIGLARAINIVMENGMISDTLLFYSSNLVSEMGKGLFAVVLLFIFVFLGIFIPSTSGLAVLSMPILAPLADTLGLSRAIVVDAFSWGQGLILFIAPTGLIFVVLQIVGIPYNKWLKFVMPLLIVITILTTIMIYILSVFFR, from the coding sequence GTGAAAAGGAAAAATTGGGAATTTCCGACAGCATATACAGTATTATTTTTAATTTTAATTTTGGTAACAGTGCTAACGCACATTATACCAGCAGGAAAATACAATAGACTCTCTTATCAAGAGAATAGTAAAGAGTTTGTGATAGAGAGCTATGGAAAAGATGATGAAAAATTACCAGCTACCCAAGAAACTTTAGATAAGTTAAATATAAATATAGATGTAGAGAAATTTACAAATGGAACTATTAAAAAACCTATGGCTATTCCTAATACTTACACTAAAGTAAGTGGACAGGCTCAAGGTGTAGATGATTTAATTTTAGCACCAATTTCTGGTTTAGCTGATTCTATAGATATAATAATTTTTGTTTTAATACTAAGTGGTATAGTGGGAATAGTAAATAAGACAGGAACATTTTCTCTTGCTATGAAGGCTATATCTCAAAAAACTAAGGGAAAAGAATTTTTGCTTGTTGTGATAAGTTTTATCTTCTTTGCAGCAGGTGGAACAATTTTTGGAGCTTGGGAGGAAACAATTCCTTTTTACTCAATACTGATACCTTTATTTTTAGTAAATGGTTTTGATCCACTAGTTCCAATGGCAACTATATTTTTAGCCTCTGCTGTGGGATGTATGTTCTCTACAGTGAATCCTTTTTCTACTATAATTGCATCAAATGCAGCAGGAATTTCTTTTAATGAAGGCTTAAAATTTAGATTCGGAGCTTTCATAGTATTTTCAATAATAACTTTAATGTATCTTTATAGATATATTAAGAAAGTTAAAGAAAATCCAGAAAATTCTATTGTTGTTGAAGAAAAAGATGAAATTAATGAAAGATATTTAAAAGACTATCAAGAAGAAACAAATGTAAAATTTAACTGGAATAAAAAATTAATATTGTTTTTATTTGTAGTTCAATTTGCCATTATGATATGGGGAGTAGCTTCACAAGGTTGGTGGTTCCAAGAAGCAGCAGCTCTATTCTTCTTTGTATCAATAATAATTATGCTTATATCAGGTCTTGGTGAAAAAGAAGCTGTTAATGGTTTTATTGCAGGTGCTTCTGAAGTTGTTGGAGTTGCTTTAATCATAGGTTTAGCTAGAGCAATTAACATTGTTATGGAAAATGGAATGATTTCAGATACTTTACTTTTCTATTCTTCAAATCTAGTTTCAGAAATGGGTAAAGGATTATTTGCAGTAGTCTTGCTATTTATATTTGTATTCTTAGGAATTTTTATTCCATCAACATCAGGATTAGCAGTATTATCTATGCCAATACTTGCTCCTCTTGCTGATACTTTAGGATTATCGAGAGCTATTGTTGTAGATGCTTTTTCTTGGGGACAAGGTTTAATTCTATTCATTGCTCCAACAGGATTGATATTCGTTGTATTACAAATAGTGGGAATACCTTATAATAAATGGCTAAAATTTGTAATGCCGCTTCTAATAGTTATTACAATATTAACAACTATTATGATATACATTTTATCAGTATTCTTTAGATAA
- the hpf gene encoding ribosome hibernation-promoting factor, HPF/YfiA family produces the protein MKLSIHGRKITLTDAIKKYAEEKISRVEKFNDSILKIDATLAASKLKTGNAHVTEILAYLSGSTLKATATETDLYASIDKAVDIMENQLKKHKEKRSRAKAQDDTRKKSYSFDYIVEPEEKISDEKKLVRVYLPLKPMEISEAILQLEYLNRVFFAFTNSETGKMAVVYKRKDGDYGVIEE, from the coding sequence ATGAAATTATCAATTCACGGAAGAAAAATTACTTTGACTGATGCAATCAAAAAATATGCTGAAGAAAAGATCTCAAGAGTAGAAAAATTTAATGATTCTATATTAAAGATCGATGCAACCTTAGCTGCTTCTAAATTGAAAACAGGAAATGCTCATGTAACTGAAATTCTAGCTTATTTAAGTGGAAGCACTTTGAAAGCTACTGCAACAGAAACTGACTTATATGCTTCAATAGATAAAGCTGTAGATATTATGGAAAATCAATTGAAAAAACATAAAGAAAAACGTAGTAGAGCTAAAGCTCAAGATGATACTAGAAAGAAATCATATAGTTTTGATTACATAGTAGAACCTGAAGAAAAAATTTCTGATGAAAAGAAACTTGTAAGAGTATATCTACCTCTAAAACCTATGGAAATATCTGAAGCAATTTTACAACTTGAATATTTAAATAGAGTTTTCTTTGCTTTTACTAACTCAGAAACAGGTAAAATGGCTGTAGTTTATAAAAGAAAAGATGGAGACTATGGAGTCATAGAAGAATAG
- a CDS encoding toxin-antitoxin system YwqK family antitoxin produces MKKILIFILGIFMLSSLVSYSAEVYETASEDFMNAVKTLVISEAKSSKNLKAYIEKGVGEKNLIFSVKIEKEKMIVKDKTGKLLHEKVLSKNISNSFLPFEMKYQEIHKKEGAFEYADITYLEDNEKFRIKYESKIKKTSAKTKNSDFVEVSLEDVEYNILDLYDKNGKLLTKQEDIGNKTIVTNYLDEGHKLKIIYNVDSNLTTGNIETWLDKILVSKGKMKDGLPHGEMKFFNEKGKVISIINYKNGILDGVKKDFDENGKLIKETLYKNGVEVKK; encoded by the coding sequence ATGAAAAAAATTTTAATTTTTATACTAGGAATATTTATGCTTTCTAGTTTAGTATCTTACTCAGCAGAAGTTTACGAAACTGCTTCAGAAGATTTTATGAATGCAGTAAAAACTTTAGTTATATCAGAAGCTAAAAGTAGTAAAAACTTAAAGGCTTATATAGAAAAAGGAGTAGGAGAAAAAAATCTAATATTTTCTGTAAAAATAGAAAAAGAGAAGATGATAGTTAAAGATAAGACTGGTAAATTACTTCATGAAAAAGTACTTTCAAAGAATATTTCAAATAGCTTTTTACCATTTGAAATGAAGTATCAAGAAATTCATAAGAAAGAAGGTGCTTTTGAATATGCAGATATAACATATTTAGAAGACAATGAAAAATTCAGAATAAAGTATGAAAGTAAAATAAAAAAGACCTCAGCAAAAACTAAAAATAGTGACTTTGTAGAAGTTAGCCTAGAAGATGTGGAATACAATATACTAGATTTATATGATAAAAATGGTAAACTGCTTACTAAACAAGAAGATATAGGAAATAAGACTATAGTTACAAATTATCTTGATGAAGGACATAAGTTAAAAATTATCTATAACGTTGATTCTAATCTTACAACAGGAAATATCGAGACCTGGCTTGATAAAATTCTTGTATCTAAGGGAAAAATGAAAGATGGACTACCTCATGGAGAAATGAAATTTTTTAATGAAAAAGGAAAAGTAATTTCAATAATTAATTATAAAAATGGAATACTAGATGGTGTTAAAAAAGACTTTGATGAAAATGGAAAACTTATAAAAGAAACTTTATACAAAAATGGTGTAGAAGTAAAGAAATAA
- a CDS encoding YtxH domain-containing protein produces MGLINYIHEKRLEKERAERNEKIVGTLKVLAGVGAGFTLGLLFAPKSGKETRKNISDATKKGLNYVSENLANAKNYIEEKTSDIREALAEKYDELTDETISEKVEEIEEEIEEEVEEAAKKVEEKAKEVKEKAKK; encoded by the coding sequence ATGGGATTAATAAATTATATTCATGAAAAACGTCTTGAAAAAGAAAGAGCTGAAAGAAATGAAAAAATAGTTGGAACATTGAAAGTTCTTGCTGGTGTAGGGGCAGGATTTACATTGGGTCTTTTATTTGCTCCAAAATCTGGAAAAGAAACTAGAAAAAATATCTCAGATGCCACTAAAAAAGGACTTAATTATGTAAGTGAAAATCTTGCTAATGCTAAAAATTATATTGAAGAGAAAACTTCTGATATAAGAGAAGCTCTTGCTGAAAAATATGATGAACTTACAGATGAAACTATTTCAGAAAAGGTTGAAGAAATTGAGGAAGAAATAGAAGAAGAGGTTGAAGAAGCAGCTAAAAAAGTTGAAGAAAAAGCTAAAGAAGTAAAAGAAAAGGCAAAAAAGTAG
- the pssA gene encoding CDP-diacylglycerol--serine O-phosphatidyltransferase: MVKKKYIAPNLITAGNMFLGYLSITESIKGNYTMAILFILLAMVCDGLDGKTARKLDAFSEFGKEFDSFCDAVSFGLAPSMLIYSILMSRVPGSPFVVPVSFLYALCGVMRLVKFNIINVASSEKGDFSGMPIPNAAAMVVSYIMFCEAIYETFGIQLFHINIFIAVSVISASLMVSTIPFRTPDKTFAFIPKKLAVVLILALLASMYWTLDYSVFIISYTYVILNLLAYFYKRFGNAGDDDTSVEEYVEVEEDTNEREG; this comes from the coding sequence ATGGTAAAGAAAAAATATATTGCTCCTAATCTTATTACAGCAGGAAATATGTTTTTAGGTTATTTAAGTATAACTGAATCAATAAAAGGGAACTACACTATGGCAATATTATTTATTTTACTTGCTATGGTTTGTGATGGTTTAGATGGAAAGACAGCAAGAAAATTAGATGCTTTTAGTGAATTTGGAAAAGAGTTTGACTCATTCTGTGATGCAGTTTCATTTGGACTAGCTCCATCTATGTTAATTTATTCAATCTTAATGTCAAGAGTTCCAGGAAGTCCTTTTGTAGTTCCTGTTTCTTTCCTATATGCACTTTGTGGAGTAATGAGACTAGTAAAATTTAATATTATAAATGTGGCATCAAGTGAAAAAGGAGATTTCAGTGGTATGCCTATTCCTAATGCTGCAGCAATGGTTGTTTCGTATATTATGTTCTGTGAAGCAATATACGAAACATTTGGAATTCAATTATTCCATATAAATATCTTTATTGCAGTATCGGTTATATCGGCAAGTTTAATGGTTAGTACTATACCTTTTAGAACACCTGATAAAACTTTTGCATTTATTCCTAAAAAATTAGCTGTGGTTCTTATTTTAGCACTTTTAGCTTCTATGTATTGGACTTTAGACTACAGTGTATTTATTATTTCTTATACTTATGTAATACTAAATTTACTAGCATATTTCTATAAGAGATTTGGTAATGCTGGAGATGATGATACATCTGTTGAAGAATATGTCGAAGTAGAAGAAGATACCAACGAAAGAGAGGGATAA
- the hemB gene encoding porphobilinogen synthase, protein MFVRTRRLRRNALTREMVKNISIETSSLIYPLFICEGENIKSEIESMPEQFRYSLDRLNEELDDLLKLGINNILLFGIPAHKDEVGSQAYDKEGIVQKAIRHIRKNYSDKFLIVTDVCMCEYTSHGHCGILHHHDVDNDETLKYIAKIALSHAEAGADIIAPSDMMDGRIAKIREILDENNFKDIPIMAYSVKYSSAYYGPFRDAADSAPSFGDRKTYQMDFRSTNNFYAEVEADTQEGADFIMVKPAMAYLDVIKSVSEVTHLPIVAYNVSGEYSMVKAAAKNNWIDEKKIVMENIFAIKRAGADIIITYHAKDIAKWLITK, encoded by the coding sequence ATGTTTGTAAGAACAAGAAGATTGAGAAGAAATGCACTAACAAGAGAAATGGTAAAGAATATAAGTATAGAAACTAGTTCACTTATCTATCCTTTGTTTATCTGTGAAGGAGAAAATATAAAGAGTGAAATAGAATCTATGCCTGAACAATTTAGATACTCTTTGGATAGATTAAATGAAGAATTAGATGACTTATTAAAATTAGGAATTAATAATATCTTACTTTTTGGTATACCAGCTCATAAAGATGAAGTTGGAAGTCAAGCCTATGATAAAGAGGGTATAGTTCAAAAAGCTATAAGACATATCAGAAAAAATTATTCTGATAAATTTTTAATAGTAACAGATGTATGTATGTGTGAATATACATCTCATGGACATTGTGGAATATTACATCATCATGATGTGGATAATGATGAAACTTTAAAATACATAGCTAAGATAGCTCTTTCTCATGCAGAAGCAGGGGCAGATATAATAGCACCTTCAGATATGATGGACGGAAGAATAGCCAAAATTAGAGAAATTTTAGATGAAAATAACTTTAAAGACATACCTATAATGGCTTATAGTGTTAAGTATTCTTCAGCATACTACGGTCCTTTTAGAGATGCTGCTGACTCAGCACCAAGCTTTGGAGATAGAAAAACTTATCAAATGGATTTTAGAAGCACTAATAATTTCTATGCAGAAGTGGAAGCAGATACACAAGAAGGAGCAGATTTCATAATGGTGAAGCCAGCTATGGCATATCTAGATGTTATAAAGTCTGTATCAGAAGTAACTCATTTACCTATAGTTGCTTATAATGTAAGTGGAGAATATTCTATGGTTAAGGCAGCTGCTAAAAATAATTGGATAGATGAAAAGAAAATTGTTATGGAAAATATTTTTGCAATAAAAAGAGCAGGAGCAGACATAATAATAACTTACCATGCAAAAGATATTGCTAAGTGGTTGATTACTAAATAA
- the rplT gene encoding 50S ribosomal protein L20, translating into MRVKTGIIRRKRHKRVLKAAKGFRGASGDAFKQAKQATRKAMAYSTRDRKVNKRKMRQLWITRINSAARMNGVSYSVLINGLKKAGIELDRKVLADIALNNAAEFTKLVETAKSAL; encoded by the coding sequence ATGAGAGTTAAAACTGGAATTATAAGAAGAAAAAGACATAAAAGAGTATTAAAAGCTGCTAAAGGATTCAGAGGTGCTTCTGGTGACGCTTTTAAACAAGCTAAACAAGCAACAAGAAAAGCAATGGCTTATTCTACAAGAGATAGAAAAGTTAATAAGAGAAAAATGAGACAATTATGGATTACAAGAATAAACTCTGCTGCAAGAATGAATGGAGTTTCTTATTCTGTATTAATCAATGGTCTTAAAAAGGCTGGAATTGAATTAGATAGAAAAGTTCTTGCTGATATAGCTTTAAACAATGCTGCTGAATTCACAAAATTAGTAGAAACTGCTAAATCTGCATTATAA
- a CDS encoding toxin-antitoxin system YwqK family antitoxin, with product MRKNFLFIFLLFLVNSIFSYSSVKAVNEKELQKVFNKNKEMIVVYRASIKDNIPKKYIENIIPKEEFNISNDNRIKNTIRYVQKNKLDILAEVYTPSGDLAVKTEIKLKKEISLNEIEKLVQEIKDNEASNQSDILNNKFSENFEENVKSFISYSYYDDGSLSSKTKYDFDKKNITMLTYSEGKISSESIAKYKGSIQDENIDIDLYENLSKTYTKMKVKKVENGQEVRTFYPNGKLKSVGVYKGNILNGDYKEYDENGKLIKEIKNNDFLGE from the coding sequence ATGAGAAAAAATTTTTTATTTATTTTTTTACTCTTTTTAGTAAATAGTATTTTTTCTTATTCTTCTGTGAAAGCTGTGAATGAAAAAGAATTACAAAAAGTATTCAACAAGAATAAAGAAATGATAGTTGTTTATAGGGCTAGTATTAAAGATAATATTCCTAAAAAATATATTGAAAATATTATTCCGAAAGAAGAATTTAATATTTCAAATGATAATCGTATAAAAAACACAATAAGATATGTGCAAAAAAATAAATTAGATATATTAGCAGAAGTATATACTCCAAGTGGAGATTTAGCAGTAAAAACAGAAATTAAATTAAAAAAGGAAATTTCGCTTAATGAAATAGAAAAGTTAGTTCAAGAAATTAAGGATAATGAAGCCAGCAATCAATCAGATATCCTTAATAATAAATTTAGTGAAAACTTTGAAGAGAATGTAAAGAGCTTTATTTCTTATTCATATTATGATGATGGAAGCCTTAGCTCAAAGACAAAATATGACTTTGATAAGAAAAATATCACTATGCTTACATACTCTGAAGGAAAAATTTCAAGTGAAAGTATAGCTAAATATAAAGGTTCTATTCAAGATGAAAATATAGATATAGATCTTTATGAAAATTTATCTAAAACTTATACTAAAATGAAAGTAAAAAAAGTTGAAAATGGACAGGAAGTAAGAACTTTTTATCCTAATGGTAAATTAAAATCTGTTGGAGTTTATAAGGGTAATATTTTGAATGGAGACTATAAAGAATATGATGAAAATGGAAAATTAATAAAAGAAATTAAAAATAATGATTTTTTAGGAGAATAA